The Larus michahellis chromosome 8, bLarMic1.1, whole genome shotgun sequence nucleotide sequence AGGTGTCTGAGCCATGCCAATGTTCTCATCAATGAAGTATCACCGGTCAAAACAAGACAGAGGAGATATGGTTCACAGGGCTGGAAAAGGGCAAAAGGTGTACTTAAAACTATCAACTACATCCAAGAGATGTTAAAAGGTAAAAGAGCTGTGACCACAGTATTAACTCAAGTGGGACCACACTGGTCGAGCTCTACAGCTGTGACACAAACAGGAGATGCCCCCAGCCAAATCCTGCAGCTCACTCCCTTTACCTTGAGTGATGTAAGGTGAGACACTTTCTGTGTCAGTGCTCCGACTCTGCTGTCTCCCCCGTATACACGCAACCCCGTCTCCATCTTTACAAGCTTCTCATTTCCTCCAGCATGGTCCCTGAAAGGTCACAGAAATGGATTTGGGTAGGGATGAAATTTATCATAACTCATATTGCAATGGTGACCTCCAGGTCATCATTTCTGATCAACTATTCTCCCAGTATCTAACACTGTCCTCATATCAAAGGACATGCCACATCAACATGCGTGGATATTTCTCCAGTAACCAGGGCGGTGAGAGAGGGGAACAACCCCTTGCAAGTCCATACCTAGTTGGGAAACACCAGCCTTAGGGGCTCACAGTCAACTCTCCAGTAACTAGGACAGGAAGAGACTGGGACAACTGGCATATGTGTAATTCAGTGTCCCACAAGACACAGTGGAGCAGGCACACAGATATCCACACAGCTCAGCATTTGCTTGCAGCGCTGGTCCTGCCAGATCAGGGCTGGCTCTCCAACCACAGAGGTGGCTCCACCATGACCCATGGGAGAGGTTACTCAGGTTCAGTACTGCACAGTTGCAAAACATTCATTGTTAGGTCCCTGGCAGAGTTAATCTGCAACACAGGTAATCCTCCCACAAGAGCTGACTGTGAGCAATATGCCTTACAGATATGTCCCAGCAGCACAGTGCGAGTGTGCTCCCTCCCACACTCCACAGCTACCTTCACACACATTTATTTCACCCTCCACCTAGAATTCATCAGCACTTTAAAGGTTAAGGGCACCGACACACAGAGCTTGCAGTCTAGGCAATGCATCCGTTCACAGCAAGCCCAAGGGAACACTTCCTGAGCTCTGATCCTTCTCCTCACACCTAAGCTCCTGCTCAGAGAAGACCAATTTGATCCAGAAAAGCAACAATTCTTGGCTGCTTGTGTTtaagcagagggaagaggaatcCCACTACAGCAGATAGTTACCAGTGATGATGTGTGGTCAGGACAGTCGTCAGCTTCACGCCGTGCTTTTTGACTGCATCCAAAACCTGCAGGCACAGGGCACAGCAAGAGCATTACAACTCACATGAAATGACTTAATAACACCTGGCATAACCTGGACACAACTGCTCTAAGGTTTGAGAGTGACACACCAACAACTCCACAGAGCTCATCCCTCTCTGAGCTGTAGTTACAGATCAGGACGTGAGGTCTCTGATCCAGTTAGCCATGACTAAGCCCTCAGTCCCATTTCCTCTTTTCTACCCTACAtcaaaagaagggcaaaaaacaAAGTCAGGTCAATAACCCTTGAAGTCAGGGACAAGTTGACTGAGCCCAGAAGCAGACTGCCTGTGAAGCCCTGTCCGTACTTATGCATTAAGCAGtatttcctgcctttcccccatGCCTGAGTCAGCATGTGACTAATTCTGTTGTGGATGTGGCAACCTGGAAGGATCTCCCAGACCGGCAGCAGTGAGCACCCTGCTCACAGGAGCAGCAGACAGCATTACCTTCTGGGGCTGCACGGGATCAACTATTGCAGCCTCCTTCGTTTCCTCATCTATGAGGAGGTACATGTAGTTGTCTGTGAGGGCTGGAAGTAATTCCACCTTCATGTCGGCTTGTGTGAACGTCTTCGACTTCCTCCGCTCGTGTTCTGTGTGCAGGAAGACAGCTCGCAGCTGTGCTGGACCTGGGGACGCCAGAACAGTCAAACCGCAGGTTAGCCCAGGGAGGGGAACAAGTGGGACGGAGCACAGCAGGTcccccagcccacagccccagAGAAGGAAGGGTATGGACAGCCCAACCTGCCTCcttcagaggaagaggagagaggccaCCACAGCACAAAGCCTTAGTGCCTGGCTGTGTCACCTTGTGTCCCACAGCACAGGAGGCTCTTGGTGCCCTACAGCTGCACCAAAGAGGGACGAGACACTTTGCTCCCAGAGATGTGCTCGTGCAGGGAAAGCGCTGTACCTCAACTGAAGAGAAGATTTCCAGGGGCAGGAAAGAAGAGCGGAGAGGAAACAGCTGGACAAAGGTCAGTCTGGCACAGTGACTTTGCAAAAAAAGTACAAAAGGCCATGTTACagccaaaagacaaaaaagcagggattaaaaaaaataaaaaaggaaaaccacagaaatacacacacTGCTACAACAGAAATATCTGGCTCATTACTTGGGGAAATCACATCCTGCATGGAGAGAGGACAGGCTCTTTGCGTGGAAGGCAAGGCTCCCAGGCTGGCCAGGTACCAGGCACACACTGTGTGCGGGTTTCTTGCTCATGGGCTACCTTGATGCAACAGTAGTGCTTCTCTGTTTGCTTTCGGTTAAATGTTTAATCAGATTCAAGAAGTAAATCTAATTCCAGATGCAAATAATCTGAGCTCCAGTGTTCAACTCACAGATACGCAGTTCTTAAAGAAACAACCAAGCCCTAAGAGGgtctgccataaaaaaaaaaaacccaagcaaacaaaacaaaacaaaaaccacaaagagGACAAAGTCTTCCATTGCTGGGGCCCTGCAACACGGGGCTGGGTCCATACACATGCAGGGAAAGAGGCATCAATCTCTGCAAGTCAGAAATCAGTTGTCCTCACGCTCAAGGCCCTCGCACACCACTGAAGGTGACTGAGTTGGTCTGAACTGTGCTGGCTCAGTCCCTGTTTCATCTTGCACCACAGACTCTCTCCCTAAGGCTCCCAACGCTCAGTGCTTGGTCACCTTCATCAGTGCCCAAGGGAGGGGTGACCAGGTTCGTAATCAACCTGCCCCACTCTCCCAAAACAGGTCAGTCCTGCCCACCCCTGATAAGAGCCTGCTTTGGAGATAAGAGGCCCCACAGACTGGCTGCAGCCAACAGGAACAGCCCCCCTGCAGCTCCACAGACCAACGGGACCAAGAAGGCTGGGAAACCGAGACCCAGGTTCTGACGGGGGCACGCAGACAGCTGCTGCAAACCCAGCGCCAGGGCAGCGGGAGCTCTAAGGCCCCTCTGCTACAACTGTCCTGCCCAGAACTTTTTCTTCTCCTACTTCCACCATCTCATTTGCTTAAGACAGAAGGGAGATAAGGAGGGGAGATGGTAGTAAAATTAAACACAGTGCTGTAAAGAAAACCCCAAGGCACGACAGTGTAGGCATGCACTGGGTATTTGGTGGTAAGGGCACACAGTATTGAGAAAAGCATCCATACCTGCTGAGCGTTCCTCTGGAACAGAAGAATcctttcaaaaaaagaacaaaacaaaacaaaaaccccttaCTATTCCttgataggaaaaaataaataaaaatcaattactCTCTAACTGCTCCCTAACATGAAGCACTTTTTCAATGCTATCAGTCACAAGAGCTATATATGCTGCATGTTTGTTAGCATGCTAGACactaactagaaaaaaaaaaaacaaaaacaaacaaaagaaaacacaaccttAACTTCAAGTCAAAGGAATTATTTAcatacttaaaatgttttcttcctatGAACCATTTCTAACCTTGGCCATGATCCCAAAGCCTCTTTGCATGTTTAATTCACAATTCttgcaaaacaacaaacaagctaCACCGCAGAAGGAAACGTTttctaaaatgtaatttaaacaaaGGAATGCGAAAACATCCACAAAATATGAAACTAATACTGAATTCCCATCTGCAACTAAGCGGCACCTTTCCAGCCTGCCTGCTCGGCGAGCAGACCGGCAGCGCTCCCACGCACGCCCGGCACTGCTCCTACGAGAAGGGTGTTCTCAGACCCAATTCTGCTCACGGGAGCTCCCCAAGCGATACAGAACCTCTGCCCTGGCGCAGGACTAACACAGATTGTTTCAGGATCACTGTAACACACGCAGGTCTGCTCCAAAATGCCCAGTGACTTCATTTTCACTCAGTTTTGTAATGCATGCCTCCTGACTTCATGCCTGAAGCAGAGAGGACTGGCGAGGGCAGAACACCAGCAGCTTTTGAATCACACGCTTCAGCTTTCTGGGACAGTTTATTAGTGCAGCTTGAGTCGTCAAAAGGAAAGGGTTTGCAGATGGGAAGTGTTATCACATAAATGCATACATGCTAGAGACTGAAGGCAAGCAGGCAGTAGCACAGTGTAAAAAGTAGGTTCCCTCAGAAAAGGGGTGCTTCATACATTTTCtctttagcattttattttactctttttcttaCAGAAGAGTGTCAAATTCCTACTTCAAACATGGCTGTCACTCAAAAATGACTGTACACACATAGCCAGATGAACATCCCTGCCTTGACTCAGAAGAAGAAACACTACATTCACTCTTTACATACTCTGCACGCAGATATTTTTTGGATACCCAGAGAGTTTGTGGCTCCACACAATACCAAGCCAGCTGGTCCACAAACCCAGGGCAACTCCCACTCCTGCTTGACTTGCCCACCTGGCACACGCTGCCGGCGGCACAGCCATGCGCAGCCAGTGTGGACAGGACACACACCCACCTACTGGTGTAGCAAAGCCTGTATGGAAGGTGCAGCACCCACCCTGCCACCTGGGGAACTCAGGAGCTGGTAGTAACTCGGTTTGACATACTTGTTCCCATCAGGGTTTCCAAGTCTGGCAGTTAACTCCAACGGACCCTTGGTTGTTAAAGCCAGGTCTTAAAATTGCAGTGATGCAAAAGGCCTCTAATAAGACTTCCCAGAGATGCTGTGAAGCTAAAGCACAAGCTGTCGTCTAAGGAGATACTTTCAGAATTTAGGCCCTAAATTTAAATGCAGAGCTTAcgcagttttggttttgttttttgtttacatTGCAAATACAGTCTACCACCCCTCAAATCCAGTTTAAATGCTAGCCCCTGTCCCCCAAGCCCCGCTTACAGAGCAATAACCAGCGCTTTGGCAGCCCAGAAACTCCCCAGGAGCCTCCCAGATGGGTTATCGATGTGAAAAGCCACCGACAGAGCCAGGCTCCAGCTGAGCAGATACTGACCTACTTGGGGCTGTGAGTCAGCTTAAAAACCTCGGCGCACCCCTGAGCCGGGAAACGAAAAGAGAAAAACCACCATCAAACTTCCAAGCTGCCAGACGGGCTGAACCCCGCCGCCACCCCCAAGGTCGGCCACCCACGGCCGGGTGCCCGCAGCCGCccggctccctgcgggtcccggCTCCCTGCGGGGGCACAgcacccccctcccagccccgggtCCCTGCTGCACAGGGGGCACCGcacgccgcccccggcccgctcccAGCTGCAAGGAGGTCACtacgcagcccccagccctgctgcaagGGGACATCCCCACCGCGCCCCACGCCACGGCCCTGCTGCCCGGGGACGCGGCCCGgtcccccgcggcccggcccggcggcagAGGAGGGCGCTGCCCGTCCCCGCAGCTCCTACCGGGGTGCAGCCCCGGCGCCGGGCGAGCCGCGCCGCCCGCTCCACGTACCGGCTCGGAGCAGGGCCCCAGCTCCCAGGACGGCCAGGGCGGTGCCGaggccccgccagcccccgccgaGCATGGTGCGGCGCGCCCCGCCCGGTGCCCAGGCCCGGCCCGGTTTACCTTTGCTCCCCGCCCTGCGgcccgccccggggaggcgggcggcggcggccggcagggcccggcccctgccccgggcccggcccggcgtgCGGCGGGGGCGGTGctgcgcccgcccggccccctccttcccaccccgccGCTCTCGGCACGCCCGGGCCTAACGATTTGCGAACCCGGGTAAggaggcggggggcaggcggCTGCGCCGGGCAATCCgcggcgggcagggagcgggagggaggcaggaaggaggggcggcggcggcagcgcggctcCGGGCCCGGCAAGGACGCCCCAAGGGCGCCCGCCGTCCCCGGGGAAGGAGACCCGGCGGTGCCATGGCCTCCTCCAAGCCCTTGGCCCGCTTCTGGGAGTGGGGCAGGAACATCATCTGCGTGGGGCGCAACTACGCCGAGCACGCCAAGGAGATGGGGAGCGCGCTGCCCCGGGAGCCCCTCTTCTTCCTCAAGCCTTCCTCGGCCTACGTGCGCGAAGGCTCGCCCATCCTCCGGCCCTACTACTGCAACAACCTGCACCACGAAGTGGAGCTGGGGGTGGTGATCGGGAAGAGAGCCCAGGCCGTCTCCCAGGAGGCTGCCATGGAGCACGTGGCGGGCTACGCTCTCTGCTTGGACATGACGGCCAGGGACACCCAGGAGGAGTGCAAAAAGAAAGGTCTGCCCTGGACCTTGGCCAAGGGCTTTGGTTCGTCATGCCCGGTCAGTGACTTCGTGCCCAAGGAGAAGGTACCAGACCCTCACAAGCTCAAGATCTGGCTCAAGGTGAACGGAaagctgaggcaggagggggagacCTCCTCAATGATCTTCTCCATCCCTTACCTGATCAGCTACATCAGCGAAATATTCACCCTGGAAGAAGGGGACTTGATTCTGACAGGGTCTCCCGAAGGAGTTGGGTCTGTGCAGGCCAACGATGAGATAGAGGCTGGGATAAGCGACATCCTCTCCATGCGGTTTAAGGTGGCGCAGCAAACTCGAGGATCCTaaccaggagctgggctgggaccctGTCTGCATTGGAAGAGACTCTTTTGGGAACATCTGGTGAACAAAGAGACGCACAAGCTCTCCTGTTAAACACTTACCTGGCCCTAGTGTCTAATGGACTGTCATGCATCAAAGGCATGTAACCCATGAGCTCGAAAGGCATCTGACTAAAACAGCCCTGTTTCCATGGAGGCTTCAGCCTCCTGCGAGGCCATGAACCTGGAGTCTGAGCCAGCTTGGGGCAGATGGTTAATACCCAAACCGTACCTTGGAACTGTTGATGGAGACGGTGTGCCggacagctggggaggggagctgggctggctgccaCTGTGTGTGCTCTTCTGTTCTGCTGATTCTTTGAGCTTTGCCAGTGTGttgccttaaaataaaaattaaaaaactaaacCATTAAAATGGTGACGTAGGAGATAAAGCTCACCCATGCTATGTAAAATCAAAGATGTGTGTGTAGCAGTAAATCAAGAATTACAGCTTCAGAAAGAATTTCTCTCCTTGGGGTGTTCTACAGTAGAAAGATGTTTGCTTTTTCGATTAGTTTCACGACTCCTCCGTGCGTTTTTCAAATGTACGAATTAAATGAGGATTGCTTTCCCTCCCACTCCAAGGGGCGTAATGCAGCAGGAAGTGTGCCAGATGcttggcagatttttttcctaaactgagCTTTAAATATGCTTCTAAAAGTAAAATCATAAAAAAGATCAAGAATAAAGCAGCTCATTGGTAAAGATCACCAGTAAACTTGTCTTTACTTTTActgatttaaatatatttttaataaaaatctaaCTGCAGCAATTGCCATTACTTACACAATGTACTGCAACAGTTGGAGGTTTTGACTATTTCCAGCTGTTAAAAAGCCGTGCTGTGTGACTTTTCCCGTTTCCAAACTCCAGCTGATCTAACACTCTCTACCACTTTGCACGACAGCAAGTTCTCTTTCAATTCAAGGGAGTGACAAAgttgtaaaatataatttaaaaaaccctccccccccaaacaTCAAAACTTACTGTTTCAAAGGTTGCACAGAACTGTCTAATTTCTAACAAaaacagatggatttttttttttttttacatacgtGCAAGCACCAAAGTTAAAGGCTTCCATTTTTTGGAGCCAGATCTTAATAACCACtaggaaaagttttattttaaaaagtgcatttggAGAGTCTTACGGAGAAAATTACTGTAGCCCAAAGACAGGCACCTCTCTGAAAGAGCAGCATGGTCCAGGATACTGCAAATCGTATggtaaagagaaagcagaacatgttgcaggaggaaaacagacatttttctaTCAACTTGCTTCTCCAGCTGCATGCATCTGCAGCACACCACTGCGCACCCGTACACCACCTGCGCTGGGTACCAGCCCTGCAAATATGCACACGTTTCATTCCACTGTATTTTGACTTGACATAAACCACGTGTAAAAGTTCTTTGTATGATGAGGCCTAAATGCTGTGGACATAATTCAGATTTCACCTAGAGGAAGCCCAAAGAACTGAGGCCAACTGAAACAAGCATTCAGCCATTGCACCTGAACAGAACCAGCCCCTGGCTCGTAGAAGTCAAAATGCTCCTTGATTTAAGCCTGCCTGTCAGCGGGGAAGCTGTGATCTCAATTTGTTGCAACCCCACGAGCTGGGCCGGGCAGAGAAGTCAGGCCAACAGAGCCGGGCTGAGCAGGGAAGTTAGGGTGAGTAATTCTGAAAGAGGAAAGATTAAATTCACTTTCTGTCCTGTTTCCATTCCTTCGTGCCTGTCAAACATTACCATCTATGGCAACAGCAACAATGCATCATTTGTAGTTTGGTCTTCAGCACTGTGTGCTGATTGCTGAGCTAAGTTGTGATTAAACTTAATGGAAACATTCACTTCAACATTTTCCAGCCATAATAGCTAATACTCTGAAGTTGATTATTGCTGCAACAGGAGAGACACAGCGTCCCAACACTGGCAA carries:
- the FAHD1 gene encoding oxaloacetate tautomerase FAHD1, mitochondrial — its product is MASSKPLARFWEWGRNIICVGRNYAEHAKEMGSALPREPLFFLKPSSAYVREGSPILRPYYCNNLHHEVELGVVIGKRAQAVSQEAAMEHVAGYALCLDMTARDTQEECKKKGLPWTLAKGFGSSCPVSDFVPKEKVPDPHKLKIWLKVNGKLRQEGETSSMIFSIPYLISYISEIFTLEEGDLILTGSPEGVGSVQANDEIEAGISDILSMRFKVAQQTRGS